From Mesorhizobium sp., the proteins below share one genomic window:
- a CDS encoding carboxymuconolactone decarboxylase family protein: MTSVYKMKLPPRTMEDADAKVSAVLEKAKARVGAVPNMYSVIANSPGLLETYLDGYARFRQDSGFTPIEQEVVLLTISRNNGCDYCMAAHSTIADKASGVPSKVTNAIRDGHDIPDPKLAALSVFVDRMLSSRGIPTPDDVSTFLEAGYSERQILELVLAIAVKTLSNYSNHLFHTPLDARFADREWKKQA, translated from the coding sequence ATGACCTCGGTTTACAAAATGAAACTACCTCCCCGGACAATGGAGGACGCCGACGCAAAGGTCAGCGCGGTTCTGGAAAAGGCGAAAGCGCGGGTTGGCGCCGTCCCCAACATGTACAGTGTTATTGCAAATTCTCCGGGCCTCCTTGAAACCTATCTCGACGGCTATGCACGGTTTCGCCAGGACTCCGGCTTCACTCCGATCGAGCAGGAAGTCGTGCTCCTTACGATTAGCCGTAACAATGGTTGCGACTACTGCATGGCGGCGCACAGCACGATAGCCGATAAGGCGTCTGGCGTGCCGTCCAAAGTCACCAATGCAATCCGTGACGGCCATGACATCCCTGACCCGAAGCTCGCAGCCTTGAGCGTCTTCGTTGATAGAATGCTGTCGAGTCGTGGAATTCCAACACCGGATGACGTATCCACTTTTCTGGAGGCCGGTTATTCCGAGCGGCAAATCCTCGAACTCGTGCTGGCCATCGCGGTCAAAACGCTCAGCAACTATTCCAATCACCTCTTCCACACGCCGCTCGATGCAAGATTCGCCGATCGTGAATGGAAGAAGCAGGCTTGA
- a CDS encoding MucR family transcriptional regulator, whose translation MNEHVERDQITSLTADIVSAYVSNNPVPAGELANLIGNVYKSLLAVSAGGQDAPTEPQKPAVPVKKSVHQDYIVCLEDGKKFKSLKRHLNVHYSMTADEYRAKWGLPADYPMVAPQYAAQRSELAKKLGLGRKKSAPPPIPAKRSRKKVAAGI comes from the coding sequence GTGAACGAGCACGTGGAGCGCGATCAGATCACTTCTCTCACCGCCGACATCGTGTCGGCCTATGTTTCCAACAATCCCGTGCCCGCCGGAGAATTGGCCAACCTCATCGGCAATGTCTACAAATCGCTGCTCGCCGTGTCTGCGGGCGGTCAGGACGCGCCCACCGAGCCGCAGAAGCCGGCAGTCCCAGTGAAAAAGTCCGTCCACCAGGACTACATCGTCTGCCTGGAGGACGGAAAGAAGTTCAAGTCGCTGAAGCGCCATCTCAACGTCCACTACAGCATGACTGCGGACGAATACCGCGCCAAGTGGGGCTTGCCGGCAGACTACCCGATGGTGGCGCCTCAATATGCCGCACAACGCTCGGAATTGGCGAAGAAGCTCGGCCTCGGGCGCAAGAAGTCGGCGCCCCCGCCGATACCGGCAAAGCGCAGTCGCAAGAAGGTTGCCGCCGGCATCTGA